The genomic DNA TGTCACGGCGCTGAAGGGTGCGTCCGTCTCCGGCGTGGGGACAGAAGCGCCGGGCCCGGGAACAGGTAGCATGACCCGTGGCCTGGCTTCTCCTGCTCCTGGCGATCCTCGTGGGCACCGCGGTCCCCCTCCAGACCGCCGCCAACTCGCGCCTTGCGCTGGCGGCCGGGCATCCCACCTGGGCCGCCCTGATCAGCGTCATCCTCACGCTGCTGCTGCTGACCACCTTCGTCCTGCTCGTGCGCCCCGGCCACGTCTCGGCGCTTGCGGGCGCGCGGCTGCCGTGGTGGACCTGGATTGGCGGGGCCTTCGGGATGATCTACCTGGTGGGCCTCGCTGCGCTGGCCCCGCGCCTGGGCAC from Deinococcus apachensis DSM 19763 includes the following:
- a CDS encoding DMT family transporter, encoding MAWLLLLLAILVGTAVPLQTAANSRLALAAGHPTWAALISVILTLLLLTTFVLLVRPGHVSALAGARLPWWTWIGGAFGMIYLVGLAALAPRLGTATLFSLTVLGQLLAAGVMEHFGWLGLPHHALTPGRVLGLALVVVGIVLVRRF